The DNA sequence GCCTTGCAAGGAACAGAATTGCTCTAATCGCATATTCACCGGTTTTTGTGTAAATCATGCTTACCTCTTAAAGAAAAATTTTAATTAAAATACAATTATCAAAATTTATAAGGAGTTTAATATCCGAAAATGAATTTAAGTAAATCGGAACTTTTTATCAACTTAAATTTTATTTAAGTCAACTCTAAATAAATTTGTTCATTTTTATTTTGTAAACGAGCTTTTCCTTGAGAAATATTTGTAATCTCAGTCTCAAGAAATTTTATTTTTGATGGTTCAATATAACAAGATATTACGGGTGATTTTTCAAATTTTTCAATAATTTTTTCACATTCAAACTTTTTTATCAAGTGATGAATTTTACTTATATCTTCATAATTGTAAGAAATTTCGATTCTTTCAAATTTTGTTAATTCGATAATTTCTGATGTTTGCAAAACTTCAAATGCACTTTTAAAATACGCTTTTCCAAGTGGACCAACACCTAATTTTGTTCCGCCAAAATATCTTAGAACAACAACTAAAATATTTGTTAAATTAAAATGATTTATTGCATTCAAAATTCGTAATCCGGCTGTTCCATTTGGTTCTCCATCATCTGAATATTTTTCTTCTCCGGAATTAAGTTTGTATGCGTAACAATGATGAGTTGCATCATAAAATTCTTTTTTAAGATTTTTTAATTCAGAATTTACATTTTCATTTGATGAAATATTAATTGCATATCCTAAAAAAGAGGAGCCTTTTTCTTTAAATTTATATGAGTTATTTTTTTTAATCGTTAAAATTTTTTCTGAATGATTCATTGTAGTAAATTTTATAAATAATAAAAATTGATTTTCAGCTAACCTTTAACTAATATAATTGTTTGAACAATTCCAAATTTATTTAATGATACAAGACAAAATAATTATTAGAGGTGCAAGAGAGCACAATCTAAAAAATATAAATTTAGAAATTCCTCGAAATTCTCTAACAGTAATTACGGGTTTATCCGGCTCGGGAAAATCATCATTAGCGTTTGATACAATATTTGCCGAAGGACAGCGAAGATATATTGAATCACTTTCTGTATATGCCCGGCAATTTTTGGGTCAAATGGAAAAACCAGATGTTGATTTAATCGAAGGACTAAGTCCGGCAATTTCTATTGAACAAAAATCTTC is a window from the Ignavibacteriota bacterium genome containing:
- a CDS encoding YigZ family protein, which gives rise to MNHSEKILTIKKNNSYKFKEKGSSFLGYAINISSNENVNSELKNLKKEFYDATHHCYAYKLNSGEEKYSDDGEPNGTAGLRILNAINHFNLTNILVVVLRYFGGTKLGVGPLGKAYFKSAFEVLQTSEIIELTKFERIEISYNYEDISKIHHLIKKFECEKIIEKFEKSPVISCYIEPSKIKFLETEITNISQGKARLQNKNEQIYLELT